The Faecalibacterium prausnitzii genome includes a window with the following:
- a CDS encoding YqaJ viral recombinase family protein, translating to MKRLISTLNLSKEDWLRYRKCGITGTDAGAILGVNPYRSAFQFYCDKNSETIESIDNEAMRQGRDLEDYVAQRFTEATGLKVRRANAIYQSEEHPLLLADFDRLIVGQKAGLECKTVSPFSADKWADGKIPAHYMAQVNHYLAVSGFDCWYIAALIFGKELVIHKITTDKEVLNNLIAREEHFWKYNVMPEIPPVPTGSEGDTQQINQLYSADDRNKTADLNSIRNLLDKRQELSIQIEQMEQKKTAIEQQVKLQMQDAAYGTAPGYKVSWVSSESKRVDSQRLKKEQPDIFNRYSKNVSSRRFTIIHAAQFLYAYRNTKFAF from the coding sequence ATGAAAAGATTGATTTCAACTTTGAACCTGTCCAAAGAGGATTGGCTCCGCTACCGCAAGTGCGGTATTACCGGCACCGATGCAGGTGCCATTCTGGGTGTAAATCCCTATCGTTCTGCTTTTCAGTTTTACTGCGACAAAAACAGCGAAACTATTGAGAGCATCGATAATGAGGCTATGCGCCAGGGACGCGATCTGGAAGATTATGTGGCGCAGCGGTTCACAGAGGCCACCGGTCTGAAAGTACGCCGTGCAAATGCCATTTACCAGAGTGAGGAACATCCGCTGCTTCTGGCAGATTTTGACCGCCTGATCGTTGGACAGAAGGCCGGGCTGGAGTGCAAGACAGTCTCGCCGTTTTCTGCGGACAAATGGGCGGATGGCAAAATCCCCGCACATTACATGGCTCAGGTCAATCACTATCTGGCTGTCAGCGGTTTTGACTGCTGGTACATTGCTGCTCTGATTTTCGGGAAGGAACTGGTGATTCACAAGATCACAACCGACAAAGAAGTTCTGAACAACCTCATTGCCAGAGAAGAGCACTTCTGGAAATACAACGTGATGCCCGAAATTCCGCCTGTGCCTACCGGAAGCGAAGGGGATACGCAGCAGATCAATCAGCTGTACTCTGCAGATGATCGAAACAAAACTGCCGATCTGAATTCCATCCGTAATCTGTTGGACAAGCGGCAGGAGCTTTCCATCCAAATCGAGCAGATGGAACAGAAGAAAACGGCCATCGAGCAGCAGGTCAAGCTGCAAATGCAGGATGCTGCCTATGGCACAGCACCGGGTTATAAGGTATCGTGGGTATCCTCCGAAAGCAAGCGTGTGGATTCCCAGCGTTTGAAGAAAGAACAGCCCGATATTTTCAATCGGTACAGCAAGAATGTAAGCAGCCGCAGGTTTACCATTATCCATGCAGCACAATTTTTGTACGCCTATAGGAACACAAAATTCGCATTTTAG
- a CDS encoding ATP-binding protein has protein sequence MVLRKSYLDKIIPFIDQDLIKVLVGIRRCGKTVLLGQIKDVLLQRNIPAQNIIQANFESMRFRNTRTAETLYDYIAEKAEGCTGKIYILLDEIQEVERWQIAINSLRVDFDCDIYLTGSNSKLLSGELATYLSGRYIQIQVFPFSLAEAKQQCIENGTYTSDEKLFADYLKYGGFPQRFFLPDDHSITTYLDDLYEAIIVRDIMLRHNIREQTALRNVLAFLLDNIGNPFSARNISGRMVSEGIKTTTATVLNYVDYFKEAFILLNARRYDIKGKALLSSTEKYYAVDLGLRNVIKKSEELDSNKLYENIVYLEMRSRGYEVQVGKLDDTEIDFICYRGDEKLYIQVAYLITPADEEREFGNLERLHDNYPKYVISGDLVNLSRNGIIHRNIIDFLLNP, from the coding sequence ATGGTTCTGCGCAAAAGTTATTTGGATAAGATCATTCCTTTTATCGATCAGGATCTGATCAAAGTTTTGGTTGGAATCCGGCGCTGTGGAAAAACAGTCCTTCTCGGTCAGATCAAGGACGTGCTCCTCCAGCGCAACATTCCCGCACAGAACATTATTCAGGCCAATTTTGAGTCCATGCGCTTCCGCAACACCCGTACTGCAGAAACGCTTTACGACTACATCGCAGAAAAAGCGGAAGGCTGCACCGGCAAAATTTATATTCTTCTGGATGAGATTCAGGAGGTGGAGCGCTGGCAGATTGCAATCAATTCTCTTCGTGTCGATTTCGATTGTGATATTTACCTGACCGGCTCCAATTCCAAGCTGCTTTCCGGCGAATTGGCAACCTATCTTTCCGGACGATACATCCAGATTCAGGTTTTCCCCTTTTCGCTGGCCGAAGCAAAACAGCAATGCATTGAAAACGGAACCTATACTTCGGATGAAAAGCTCTTCGCAGACTATTTGAAGTACGGCGGTTTTCCGCAGCGTTTCTTCCTCCCTGACGATCATTCAATCACCACCTATCTGGACGATCTTTACGAGGCTATCATTGTCCGTGACATCATGCTGCGCCACAATATTCGCGAACAGACTGCATTACGTAATGTCCTTGCATTCCTGCTGGACAATATCGGCAATCCGTTTTCTGCCCGTAATATCAGTGGACGCATGGTTTCGGAAGGAATCAAGACAACCACTGCTACCGTACTGAACTACGTTGATTATTTCAAGGAAGCCTTTATCCTTCTAAATGCACGCCGCTATGATATCAAAGGAAAAGCGCTCCTGTCCAGCACAGAAAAGTACTATGCAGTCGATCTTGGCCTGCGGAACGTTATCAAGAAAAGCGAAGAGCTTGACAGCAACAAGCTGTATGAGAACATCGTATATCTGGAAATGCGGAGCCGTGGCTATGAAGTTCAGGTCGGCAAGCTGGACGACACCGAAATTGATTTTATCTGCTACCGTGGAGATGAAAAGCTCTATATTCAGGTTGCTTACCTGATCACTCCCGCCGATGAAGAACGGGAGTTCGGTAATCTTGAACGGCTGCACGACAACTATCCTAAGTATGTTATCAGTGGTGACTTGGTGAATTTAAGCCGAAACGGAATCATTCATCGAAACATCATTGATTTTCTGCTCAATCCGTAA
- a CDS encoding DUF1071 domain-containing protein yields the protein MENPFVKLFAIDFKDHLEVKKSGNTELKYVSWAYAWAEVKKLYPSASYEVKKFNGLPYVYDPITGFMVYTSVTIEGVSHEMWLPVLDGANKAMKAVPYTYTTPKWDYNPQTRRREKVGMEERTVEAASMFDVNKAIMRCLVKNLAMFGLGLYVYAGEDLPEDAAPQPETEPQKQPKPRPTSQKQEQPPVPCICARCNQPIKRVKLKDGSIMQAAEFAATHEGMCADCYKATRLNVA from the coding sequence ATGGAAAATCCATTCGTAAAATTATTTGCTATCGACTTCAAAGATCATCTGGAAGTCAAAAAGTCCGGCAATACCGAGCTGAAATATGTAAGCTGGGCGTATGCTTGGGCAGAGGTAAAAAAGCTGTATCCCTCTGCCAGCTATGAGGTCAAGAAATTCAACGGCCTGCCCTATGTTTATGATCCCATAACCGGCTTCATGGTGTACACCTCGGTCACGATTGAGGGCGTTTCGCACGAAATGTGGCTGCCTGTACTGGATGGCGCAAACAAAGCCATGAAAGCTGTGCCTTACACCTATACTACCCCGAAATGGGACTACAATCCTCAGACCCGCCGCCGTGAAAAGGTCGGCATGGAAGAGCGCACCGTAGAAGCAGCCTCCATGTTCGATGTGAATAAGGCTATCATGCGGTGCTTGGTAAAGAACCTCGCTATGTTTGGTCTGGGCCTGTACGTTTATGCCGGAGAGGATTTGCCGGAAGATGCTGCACCGCAGCCGGAGACAGAGCCGCAAAAGCAGCCGAAACCGAGACCCACCAGCCAAAAGCAGGAACAGCCGCCTGTGCCCTGCATCTGTGCCCGGTGCAACCAGCCTATCAAGAGGGTCAAGCTGAAGGATGGCTCCATCATGCAGGCGGCAGAGTTTGCCGCCACCCATGAGGGGATGTGCGCAGACTGCTATAAAGCAACCAGATTGAACGTAGCATAA
- a CDS encoding AAA family ATPase, translated as MKDLQFPVGISNFEKIREGGYYYIDKTTLISELLSGGIAEVTLITRPRRFGKSLGMSTLANFLDIRKDSKQMFEGLAISKNTELCKKWMNQCPVVFFSFKDTDGLTFESAYGMLCMKLAFAFQDYQFLLDDDAISDDDKGIFKRILGRTASIDETKSCFLLLTRMLEIHFKKSAVVILDEYDVPIAKASSNGYYSQMLDVMRAMMSTTLKDNTSLDFAVITGCLKIAKESIFTGTNNFVSDTILSPRLSESFGFTQADVDQMLKDADLESQSAEIKTWYDGYHFGDADIYCPWDVISYLRDFQYGVAQKPKSYWKNTSDNAIIRSFIDYAGNNITTKLETLMAGGSIVQHIEENLTYDYLHSSEENLWSVLYLTGYLTKVRDKDLTDSLPDGCSALMIPNAEIREIFETTVSKWFDDSAKAWNRSPLFDAVWSGNNEALTKEMTKLLRMTISYHDYREDFYHAFLAGIFTGAGYVVESNKEHGEGRSDVIVKDIRNGRVAIFEAKYAKTLDALPDACDTAIQQINDRMYAADFRDDYDDILCYGIAFFKKRCMVRKK; from the coding sequence ATGAAAGATTTGCAGTTTCCTGTTGGAATCTCGAATTTTGAAAAGATTCGAGAAGGCGGGTATTATTATATCGACAAGACCACTCTGATTTCTGAACTTCTTAGCGGAGGTATCGCTGAAGTAACATTGATTACTCGCCCTCGTCGCTTCGGAAAATCCCTTGGTATGAGCACTCTCGCAAATTTTCTGGACATCCGCAAAGACAGCAAGCAGATGTTTGAGGGATTGGCGATTTCCAAAAATACAGAACTTTGCAAAAAATGGATGAACCAGTGTCCTGTGGTATTTTTCTCTTTCAAGGATACGGACGGTCTGACCTTTGAAAGTGCCTACGGAATGCTGTGCATGAAACTGGCATTTGCATTTCAGGATTATCAGTTTCTTTTGGATGACGATGCTATTTCTGACGATGACAAAGGCATCTTTAAGCGAATTCTGGGACGCACTGCATCCATAGATGAAACCAAAAGCTGCTTTTTGCTATTGACCCGGATGCTGGAAATCCACTTCAAAAAATCGGCGGTCGTCATTCTAGATGAGTACGATGTTCCTATTGCCAAAGCCAGCAGCAACGGATATTATTCGCAGATGCTGGACGTGATGCGAGCTATGATGAGCACCACGCTCAAAGACAATACTTCGCTTGACTTTGCTGTTATTACCGGCTGCCTGAAAATTGCAAAAGAAAGCATCTTTACCGGGACGAACAATTTTGTTTCGGATACGATTCTTTCTCCCCGGTTGAGCGAATCCTTTGGTTTTACACAGGCAGATGTAGATCAAATGCTGAAAGATGCTGATCTTGAATCGCAGTCTGCTGAAATCAAGACATGGTACGACGGTTATCATTTTGGCGATGCAGACATTTATTGTCCGTGGGACGTAATCAGTTATCTGCGGGATTTCCAGTATGGTGTAGCACAGAAGCCGAAAAGCTATTGGAAAAACACCAGTGATAACGCCATCATCCGTTCTTTCATCGACTATGCAGGCAACAATATCACCACAAAGCTTGAAACTCTGATGGCTGGCGGCTCTATTGTTCAGCATATTGAAGAAAACCTGACCTACGATTATCTACACTCCTCTGAGGAAAATCTTTGGAGTGTGCTGTATCTGACAGGTTATCTGACCAAGGTGCGGGATAAGGATCTGACAGATTCGCTGCCGGATGGTTGCTCTGCATTGATGATTCCCAATGCAGAGATTCGGGAAATTTTTGAAACCACTGTAAGCAAATGGTTTGACGACAGTGCAAAGGCATGGAATCGCAGCCCGTTGTTTGATGCAGTCTGGAGCGGAAACAACGAAGCTCTGACAAAAGAGATGACCAAGCTGCTGCGTATGACTATCAGCTACCATGACTATCGGGAGGATTTTTACCACGCTTTCCTTGCAGGCATCTTTACTGGTGCTGGCTATGTGGTGGAATCCAACAAAGAGCATGGCGAGGGGCGCAGCGATGTTATTGTAAAGGATATCCGCAATGGCCGTGTGGCAATTTTTGAAGCCAAGTATGCAAAAACTCTGGATGCTCTGCCGGATGCCTGTGATACTGCCATTCAGCAGATCAATGACCGGATGTACGCAGCGGACTTCCGGGATGACTATGATGACATCCTCTGTTATGGCATCGCATTCTTCAAAAAGCGTTGCATGGTAAGGAAAAAATAA
- a CDS encoding DUF3846 domain-containing protein, whose product MKEQKIKVLALLPMELPKEIDLDNTLEAMQKFVGGLIECIALSDTGSEVTLVCNDEGKLLGLPLNRPLWDGADVLAGPGFLAGCDNEGNMTSLPQSAMDFYKEKFRAFIIEI is encoded by the coding sequence ATGAAAGAGCAAAAAATCAAAGTCCTTGCGCTCCTGCCAATGGAGCTGCCAAAGGAGATTGATCTTGACAACACGCTTGAAGCCATGCAGAAATTTGTAGGCGGGCTGATCGAATGCATCGCCTTAAGTGATACCGGTTCAGAGGTCACACTGGTCTGCAACGATGAAGGCAAGCTGCTTGGCCTGCCGCTCAATCGTCCGCTGTGGGATGGAGCCGATGTTCTTGCCGGGCCGGGATTTCTGGCCGGATGCGACAACGAAGGAAATATGACTTCTCTGCCGCAGAGCGCAATGGACTTCTACAAAGAGAAATTCAGAGCTTTTATCATTGAAATTTAA
- a CDS encoding LPD28 domain-containing protein, which produces MTFHAMTEHYEEITVCGKPALFTSIRIKRDTIPDGLYAYDVRHDDECRGIPCEIAPFVMVNHWGTIILAEPLELPDDGRRYIDEDTDWNYAPLDGEDTANHKPCTTISDFMTAYAH; this is translated from the coding sequence ATGACCTTTCATGCAATGACCGAACACTACGAGGAGATTACAGTTTGCGGAAAGCCTGCGCTGTTCACCAGCATCCGCATCAAGAGAGATACCATCCCGGATGGTCTGTACGCCTACGATGTCCGGCACGACGATGAGTGCCGGGGCATCCCTTGTGAGATCGCACCCTTCGTGATGGTCAACCACTGGGGCACCATCATCCTTGCGGAACCGCTGGAACTGCCGGATGATGGGCGGCGATATATTGACGAGGATACCGACTGGAACTACGCTCCTTTGGATGGCGAGGACACCGCCAATCACAAACCGTGCACTACCATTTCTGATTTTATGACCGCCTATGCCCACTAA
- a CDS encoding recombinase family protein — translation MNIYGYCRISTAKQSIDRQIRNIRAEYPTAHIVQEAYTGTSIFRPEWLKLYRVLKAGDTVVFDSVSRMSRNAEEGFALYEDLYHKGIRLVFLKEHHIDTETYKKALSGSIAMTGTNVDFILKGINEYLMALAKEQIKLAFEQSEKEVADLHQRTREGLLTARLNGKQVGRKKGTGFETKKAREAKQIIRTHCKTFGGTLDDAECMKLTGLARNTYYKYKRQIRAELIAEQDLPKGASIFYEPPKSF, via the coding sequence ATGAACATCTATGGCTATTGCCGCATCTCTACGGCAAAGCAGAGCATTGACCGTCAGATCCGCAACATCAGGGCCGAATACCCGACTGCCCATATCGTGCAGGAAGCCTACACCGGTACATCTATCTTTCGCCCGGAGTGGCTGAAGCTTTACCGGGTTCTGAAAGCAGGAGATACGGTGGTGTTCGATTCGGTGTCCCGAATGTCCAGAAATGCAGAAGAGGGTTTTGCTCTGTACGAAGACCTCTACCATAAGGGCATCCGGCTGGTGTTCTTGAAAGAGCACCACATCGACACCGAGACCTACAAAAAAGCCCTGTCCGGCAGCATTGCCATGACAGGGACAAATGTGGACTTCATCTTGAAGGGCATCAACGAGTATCTGATGGCCTTGGCAAAGGAGCAGATCAAACTGGCCTTTGAACAGTCCGAAAAAGAAGTTGCCGATTTGCACCAGCGCACCCGTGAGGGACTTTTGACGGCCAGGCTGAACGGCAAGCAGGTTGGCCGTAAGAAAGGCACTGGCTTTGAAACGAAAAAAGCCAGAGAAGCCAAGCAAATCATCCGCACCCATTGCAAGACCTTTGGCGGCACACTTGACGATGCCGAGTGCATGAAGCTCACAGGTCTTGCCCGGAATACCTATTATAAATATAAGCGTCAGATTCGTGCCGAACTGATAGCTGAACAGGATTTGCCGAAAGGAGCAAGTATCTTTTATGAACCGCCAAAATCATTCTGA
- a CDS encoding SMI1/KNR4 family protein produces the protein MSIDDFVRSAIKQDKRNVFEKTKLLSTCPEVLKEFYQQANPVDVEVTMDGNAVRFVPADELETIQSDYSMGKERFVFATCNGDPIYVYDKKIYTCCHGTRKIKDELMAENFAAFLDLID, from the coding sequence ATGTCGATAGATGACTTTGTCAGAAGTGCCATTAAGCAAGATAAGCGGAATGTTTTTGAAAAAACAAAGCTGCTTTCCACTTGCCCAGAGGTTTTGAAAGAATTTTATCAACAAGCGAACCCTGTGGATGTTGAAGTGACCATGGATGGTAATGCGGTGAGATTCGTTCCGGCAGATGAGTTGGAAACAATTCAATCCGATTATTCTATGGGCAAAGAGCGATTCGTTTTTGCGACTTGCAATGGAGATCCAATATATGTATACGATAAAAAGATATATACCTGTTGTCATGGGACACGCAAAATAAAAGATGAACTGATGGCAGAGAATTTCGCAGCGTTCTTGGATTTAATTGATTAA
- a CDS encoding zinc-ribbon domain-containing protein, which produces MFCENCGHQISDTAKFCSACGHPVDTAPSPGAVAPPAVPAKRESPRLKASSGNGSITRMSGTRRKPWLLRMPIPDPHTGITVMKAVGTYVTREEAEAVRAEMMKRPATPYQDSTLQDCFRMFKESREYKGRSDKARELYDIAWKYLRPLWHFKIAALYAQDFQNILDKMADNGLSQSMLEKERTLISKLYRTAIGWRVVDANLASVLKVEGRKSPEREIFTDEQVTLILSQKNTPTGQMVIALLACGVRIYELLHFKHEDFHRTESGAYLIGGCKTEAGRNRIIPILDFGIPVFEHAYATSVENGPLFPNGKGGFWNEKNWRNRKFYPFLEEIGIQPNPYDENGKRKPEFAGKLATYTPYTTRHTYASLCDRAGVNKDILKRAVGHTPKSKTLDEVYLHPKATQMIEAFDKANQLVNDEVLTTTKA; this is translated from the coding sequence ATGTTCTGTGAAAATTGCGGTCATCAAATCTCAGATACCGCTAAATTCTGCTCTGCCTGCGGTCATCCCGTTGACACAGCGCCATCCCCCGGTGCAGTAGCTCCACCTGCCGTTCCAGCCAAACGAGAATCGCCCCGGCTGAAAGCCTCGTCTGGCAATGGCAGCATCACACGAATGTCCGGAACACGCCGGAAGCCATGGCTGCTCCGAATGCCAATCCCTGATCCTCACACCGGAATTACAGTCATGAAGGCTGTTGGCACCTACGTCACCCGTGAAGAAGCAGAAGCTGTCCGCGCAGAGATGATGAAGCGTCCGGCCACACCCTATCAGGACTCTACCCTGCAGGACTGCTTCCGGATGTTCAAAGAGTCCCGTGAATATAAGGGCCGGTCCGATAAGGCTCGCGAGCTCTATGACATTGCGTGGAAATATCTCCGTCCGCTGTGGCACTTCAAAATTGCCGCCCTCTATGCGCAGGACTTTCAAAACATCTTAGACAAGATGGCCGATAACGGCCTGTCTCAAAGCATGTTGGAAAAAGAGCGTACTCTTATCAGTAAGCTGTATCGCACAGCCATTGGCTGGCGTGTCGTGGATGCCAACCTTGCATCTGTCCTGAAAGTCGAAGGACGCAAATCTCCGGAACGCGAGATTTTCACGGACGAACAGGTGACGCTGATCCTGAGCCAGAAGAACACGCCCACCGGGCAGATGGTAATTGCTCTTCTGGCCTGCGGAGTGCGTATCTATGAGCTGCTGCACTTCAAACACGAAGATTTTCACCGCACGGAATCCGGTGCTTATCTGATCGGCGGCTGCAAGACCGAGGCCGGACGCAACCGCATCATTCCCATTCTCGACTTTGGCATTCCGGTTTTTGAACATGCGTATGCCACCTCTGTGGAAAACGGTCCGCTCTTTCCCAATGGAAAAGGCGGTTTCTGGAATGAAAAGAACTGGCGTAACCGCAAATTCTATCCTTTCCTGGAGGAAATCGGCATCCAGCCGAATCCTTACGACGAAAATGGTAAGCGCAAACCGGAGTTTGCCGGGAAGCTTGCTACCTATACCCCCTACACCACCCGGCATACCTACGCCAGCCTTTGTGACCGCGCAGGCGTCAACAAGGATATCCTGAAACGCGCTGTCGGGCACACGCCCAAATCCAAAACGCTGGATGAAGTCTATCTCCATCCGAAAGCGACCCAGATGATCGAAGCATTTGATAAGGCCAATCAGCTGGTCAATGATGAAGTTCTGACCACAACGAAGGCATAA
- a CDS encoding helix-turn-helix domain-containing protein — MIHAYDKSYLSAAQKNLARMLDYLVNDLHYPLETAWQWFVTSELSARFEQGDCSVLVGLSGVELARAVLEQAGEVVAMQKPSYAYDRSPEYWTGWALAYYQWLTGLRFAEIEQAVSITKVRLLYTPYHEMDVRQFADKMNELYRAAKPETNLKAMRTLAGLSQSELAGQADVPVRTIQQYEQRQKDINKAQAETLLRLARALNCNVEDLMEKVPPLNFK, encoded by the coding sequence ATGATCCACGCTTACGATAAAAGCTATCTTTCTGCTGCACAGAAAAATCTTGCCCGGATGTTGGATTATCTTGTCAACGATCTGCATTATCCGTTGGAGACGGCATGGCAGTGGTTTGTGACCAGTGAACTGTCTGCCCGGTTCGAGCAGGGGGATTGTTCTGTGTTGGTGGGCTTGTCCGGTGTAGAACTTGCCCGCGCTGTACTGGAGCAGGCGGGCGAAGTCGTGGCCATGCAGAAACCCTCGTATGCCTACGACCGCAGCCCGGAATACTGGACAGGCTGGGCTCTTGCCTATTACCAGTGGCTGACCGGTCTGCGTTTTGCGGAGATTGAACAGGCAGTGTCTATCACGAAAGTGCGGCTGCTGTATACGCCCTACCACGAGATGGATGTACGGCAGTTTGCAGACAAGATGAACGAGTTGTACCGTGCGGCAAAGCCGGAAACAAACCTGAAAGCTATGCGCACATTGGCCGGATTGAGCCAATCGGAACTGGCAGGACAGGCTGATGTGCCTGTGCGTACCATCCAGCAGTACGAACAGCGACAGAAGGACATCAACAAAGCACAAGCAGAAACGCTGCTTCGCCTTGCGCGTGCGCTGAATTGCAACGTGGAGGATCTGATGGAGAAAGTTCCACCGCTGAATTTTAAATAA
- a CDS encoding DUF3990 domain-containing protein, translated as MEKTIYHGSDHIIEKPKFGYGKPYNDYGIGFYCTQNPNMAKEWGVGIDHNGYANRYKIECDGLTILDLNAPGYTMLHWLTILLENREFDTSAPLAAEAKEYLMNTFHLDYKSADIIIGYRADDSYFSFASDFINGAISYRQLCDAMRLGKLGQQFVLKSKAAFEQLEFLGYETADSKEWYKKKAFRDQTARRQYFDVERNRRQRGDLYITTILDEEMKPNDPRLR; from the coding sequence GTGGAAAAAACAATTTATCACGGTTCGGATCATATTATTGAAAAGCCAAAGTTCGGCTATGGCAAGCCCTACAATGACTATGGCATCGGCTTTTACTGCACTCAGAACCCCAACATGGCCAAAGAGTGGGGCGTTGGCATCGACCACAATGGCTACGCTAACCGGTATAAAATCGAATGCGACGGTTTGACCATTCTGGATTTGAACGCTCCCGGTTACACGATGCTGCATTGGCTGACGATTCTTTTGGAGAACCGCGAATTCGATACTTCTGCCCCGCTGGCCGCAGAAGCCAAAGAATACCTGATGAACACTTTTCACCTCGACTATAAGTCTGCTGATATCATCATTGGCTACAGGGCAGATGACAGCTACTTTTCCTTTGCATCTGATTTTATCAACGGTGCAATCTCTTACCGCCAGTTGTGCGATGCCATGCGCTTGGGCAAGCTGGGGCAGCAGTTCGTGCTGAAAAGTAAAGCGGCCTTTGAACAGCTGGAATTTCTCGGCTATGAGACCGCAGACTCTAAAGAATGGTATAAGAAAAAGGCCTTCCGTGACCAGACAGCCCGCCGCCAATATTTTGACGTGGAGCGCAACCGCCGTCAGAGGGGAGACCTTTATATTACCACGATTCTCGACGAGGAGATGAAGCCCAATGATCCACGCTTACGATAA
- a CDS encoding PTS sugar transporter subunit IIC encodes MSKFTDNASEKLLVVAGKISNQKHMASIKNAFYTLMPVILTGAFCTLISNVVCSTTTTGISLAKLPGMSWLGMFTDLFTAANYATLNFFTVAAVFLIGMELAKQNGLGDSPDSGVVAVCSFISVLPTYVVTTVNDVQVTVPNVLGKDYTAARGLFLGMVIALVSVEIYSKFVKSHVFDFKMPDTVPANVTKSFSSLCPFAFTVLICAAVNFALVKLCNKSLYELIYTFLQKPLESVMQGLPGLLILMLVAQLFWCIGIHGNQIIKAVRDPLLNAAILANTDLIAQGVTDMSKYNIINMSFWDTYMSLGGSGCTLGLIIAIFLFSKRADYRAIAKLSVGPGIFEINECMTFGLPIVLNPYLVLPFIITPLINGTIGYFATKIGFAGVALYAMPWTTPPIISAWLSTGGSIGAVITQLICIVVSVVIYTPFVILANKEPVAEEA; translated from the coding sequence ATGAGCAAATTCACTGACAACGCCAGTGAGAAGCTGCTTGTGGTGGCTGGAAAAATCAGCAACCAAAAGCACATGGCATCCATCAAGAATGCATTCTATACCTTAATGCCTGTCATTCTGACCGGCGCGTTCTGCACACTGATCTCCAATGTTGTGTGCTCTACCACTACCACTGGTATCAGCTTGGCTAAGCTGCCCGGTATGTCCTGGCTTGGGATGTTCACTGATCTGTTCACCGCCGCCAACTACGCGACACTGAACTTCTTTACGGTGGCTGCTGTATTTCTGATCGGTATGGAACTTGCCAAGCAGAACGGCTTAGGCGATAGTCCGGACTCCGGCGTTGTGGCTGTATGTTCCTTTATTTCGGTCCTGCCTACTTACGTTGTGACCACTGTAAATGACGTTCAGGTCACCGTTCCCAATGTGCTGGGCAAGGATTACACCGCAGCACGCGGCCTGTTCCTTGGTATGGTCATTGCACTGGTCTCGGTGGAAATCTACAGCAAGTTTGTAAAATCTCACGTATTCGACTTTAAGATGCCGGACACCGTGCCCGCCAACGTGACCAAGAGCTTCAGTTCTCTGTGCCCGTTTGCATTCACCGTTCTTATTTGCGCAGCTGTCAACTTTGCGCTGGTCAAGCTGTGCAATAAGAGCCTTTACGAGCTGATTTATACCTTCCTGCAGAAGCCGCTGGAAAGCGTCATGCAGGGTCTGCCCGGTCTGCTGATCCTCATGCTGGTGGCACAGCTGTTCTGGTGCATCGGTATCCACGGCAACCAGATCATCAAGGCTGTCCGTGACCCGCTGCTGAACGCAGCCATTCTGGCAAACACCGACCTGATTGCACAGGGCGTTACCGACATGAGCAAGTACAACATCATCAACATGAGCTTCTGGGACACCTATATGTCTCTGGGTGGCTCCGGTTGTACTCTGGGTCTGATCATTGCGATCTTCCTGTTCTCCAAGCGTGCAGATTATCGTGCCATCGCCAAACTGAGCGTCGGCCCCGGCATCTTTGAGATCAACGAGTGCATGACCTTTGGTCTGCCCATCGTGCTGAATCCCTATCTGGTTCTGCCCTTCATCATCACCCCGCTGATCAACGGCACCATTGGCTACTTTGCTACCAAGATCGGCTTTGCAGGTGTAGCACTGTATGCTATGCCTTGGACTACGCCCCCGATCATCAGTGCATGGCTGTCCACCGGCGGTAGCATCGGCGCAGTGATTACACAGCTGATCTGCATTGTGGTTTCCGTGGTGATCTACACCCCGTTTGTTATTCTGGCAAACAAGGAACCCGTTGCAGAGGAAGCCTGA